In Chloroflexota bacterium, the sequence TAAGGGGGGATGAGGGCCCCTCCTTTCCATTTGACGGCTCTGGGCGGAAGATGTACCATAACTGTGAGGGTGCTTGGCTAAGTCTGTGTCACCTTGGTTGAAGGCTGATTGCCTTCATTTAGCTTTGAGCTACAGCTTTGTCGTACTCTTGAAATAAAGGGATTCTGATGATGAGTGTGGTAGACCTGGAAATATTGGAGCTACAGGAGAAGATTCAAAAACTTAAGCGTACGCTGAACGCGGTCATCCTGGCTCACAATTATCAACGGCCGGAGGTACAGGACGTGGCTGACTTCAGCGGCGATTCCCTGGATCTTTCTCGTCAGGCCACTAAGGTTGAGGCTGAGGTGATCGTGTTCTGCGGTGTTCACTTTATGGCCGAGAACGCGGCTATCCTTAATCCCACTCGCACTGTGCTGCTGCCAGAGGCGCTGGCCGGCTGCCCGATGGCCGATATGATAACGGTGGAGGACCTGCGCGAATGGAAGGAGGATCATCCCGATGCAGTGGTGGTCTGCTATGTTAACTCCTCGGCCGCAGTGAAGGCCGAAAGCGATATCTGTTGCACCTCGGCCAATGCGGTCAAGGTGGTGGAGTCGGTGGATCGACCCCGTGTGCTCTTCGTTCCGGACGAACACCTGGGACGTTGGGTGTCCAGGCATACCAAGAAGGGTATGATCCTCTATCCAGGCTTTTGTCCCACTCACCTGCGTTTGCGGGCGCAAGACATCTTGGCGGCCAAGGAGCGCTATCCGGGAGCGATGGTCATCGTTCACCCGGAGTGCTCCGAGGAGGTCGTCGATCTGGCCGACGCTGTGCTGAGCACGTCGCAGATGCTTCGTTACGTGAAACAGAGCGAAGGCAAGGTCTTCCTGGTGGGGACGGAGGCAGGCATCCTCCATCGGATGCAGAAGGAGAATCCCGATAAGATTTTCTACTCTGCTTCAAGTGCCTTGCTCTGTCCGAATATGAAGATGACCCGCTTGCAGAGTGTGG encodes:
- the nadA gene encoding quinolinate synthase NadA, coding for MSVVDLEILELQEKIQKLKRTLNAVILAHNYQRPEVQDVADFSGDSLDLSRQATKVEAEVIVFCGVHFMAENAAILNPTRTVLLPEALAGCPMADMITVEDLREWKEDHPDAVVVCYVNSSAAVKAESDICCTSANAVKVVESVDRPRVLFVPDEHLGRWVSRHTKKGMILYPGFCPTHLRLRAQDILAAKERYPGAMVIVHPECSEEVVDLADAVLSTSQMLRYVKQSEGKVFLVGTEAGILHRMQKENPDKIFYSASSALLCPNMKMTRLQSVVEAMERGQHVITVPEEIRIRAKQALDRMLAVV